The genomic window CCTCTGCGTCCCACTGCGGCTCCTGTTCCTGGCCAGAGGGGAGGGAAACAACAGAGCTATCCTACGCCCCGGAGTGCTGCCAAGAGAAGCTCCGGGGGTCTTTTTGCCGCTGCTTTCAGCGGGCGCCGGCCACGCCCACCACCACGTCGTAGAGGACGCGGTAGCCGCGCCGCACCTCCTCCACGCGGATGCGTTCGTTATCGCCGTGCTCGGTGTCCGACTCCTCCGAGGTGGCCGCGTAGGGCGAGAAGCCGTAGCACACCATGCCCAGTTGGCGGTAGCGCTGGTTCTCGTCGTAGCCGCTGGTAAGCCGCGGCGTGACCGGCGCTCCCGGGAAGTAGCTCGCCGCCACCTTCCGGATCACGCGGAACAGTTCGGTGTCGGTGGAGGAGGAGTTGGCCGCCAGGAAGGTGGAGGACAGCGGCTCCACCGTCACCTGGGGATCCGCGACCACCCGCCGGATGCCCTCCAGGAAGCGCTGCGGGTCCTCACCCGGAAGCAGGCGCACGTCCAGGTTGGCCCAGGCTTCTCCGGGGATGACGTTGGTCTGCTGCGAGCCTCCCAGCATGGTCAGGCTGAGGGTGTTGCGCAGCAGGTAGTTCAGCGACTCATCGCGCTCCACCTCGGCGCGGAAACGCGGGTCCTTGAGGGCGGCCTGGGGATCGGCGAACCAGCGCGCCCGCGGGCCGTGCTGGTAGGGCGCCATGTCGCGCAGATACTGCGCCACCGCCGGAATGACCTTCATCTCGGCGGGGTGAGCGAGGATGCGACCCAGGGCGCGCGCCAGGCGGTTGGGAGCGGAGTCTTCCAGGGGACGGGAGCCGTGGCCGGGCTTGCCGTGCGCCACCAGGTGCAGCCAGAAGGGGACCTTCTCGGCGGTGTCGATGCCGACGTAGGCGACGCGGCCGTCGTCGCGCAGCAGGTTCTCACCGCCCTCGGTCAGCAAGTACTCGGCGTGGCCCAGAAGCTCGCGCTGGTGATGGATCATCCAGTCGGTGCCGGCGCTGTCCACCTCTTCGTCGGCGGTGCCCAGGAAGATGACGTCGCGGTCCAGGGGAACGTGCTCGCGCTCGAGCATGACCATGAC from Terriglobales bacterium includes these protein-coding regions:
- a CDS encoding M20/M25/M40 family metallo-hydrolase → MPCSLRPRSARFASFLVVLLLAAAPGLPGQTTALPSARLEPQRLEQYSDLAVRWMQEYLQVDTTNPPGNELRAATFLKKIFDQEGIENQVFEFAPGRADIWARVRGSGARRPLILLNHMDVVSSDPQRWRVPPFSGALVDGSLYGRGAQDMKNEALAQLLVMVMLEREHVPLDRDVIFLGTADEEVDSAGTDWMIHHQRELLGHAEYLLTEGGENLLRDDGRVAYVGIDTAEKVPFWLHLVAHGKPGHGSRPLEDSAPNRLARALGRILAHPAEMKVIPAVAQYLRDMAPYQHGPRARWFADPQAALKDPRFRAEVERDESLNYLLRNTLSLTMLGGSQQTNVIPGEAWANLDVRLLPGEDPQRFLEGIRRVVADPQVTVEPLSSTFLAANSSSTDTELFRVIRKVAASYFPGAPVTPRLTSGYDENQRYRQLGMVCYGFSPYAATSEESDTEHGDNERIRVEEVRRGYRVLYDVVVGVAGAR